A section of the Acidimicrobiia bacterium genome encodes:
- a CDS encoding methyltransferase domain-containing protein, whose translation MRWDPDRYLEFTHDRLRPAVDLLARIPVDSPGSVWDLGCGTGLVTALLAERWPHADITGLDSSAEMLEVARQRTDVRWVSGDITDWEPPETADVAVCNAVLQWVDGHTTLLPRLMAGTAVLAVQMPRNFDAPSHTILAETAASPRWRDRVGHLRRERPVADPEEYYDALAPVAYRIDLWETEYIHLLTGDDPVPRWVSGTAARPHLEVLGEDGPAFLSEYAERVRSAYPRRPDGTTLFPFRRIFIVASR comes from the coding sequence GTGAGATGGGATCCGGACCGGTACCTCGAGTTCACCCACGATCGCCTGCGACCGGCGGTCGACCTCCTCGCCCGCATCCCCGTCGACTCACCGGGGAGCGTCTGGGACCTCGGCTGCGGCACGGGACTGGTCACGGCGCTCCTCGCCGAACGCTGGCCCCATGCCGACATCACCGGGCTGGACTCGTCGGCGGAGATGCTCGAGGTCGCCCGTCAGCGAACCGATGTCCGCTGGGTCTCGGGCGACATCACCGACTGGGAGCCGCCGGAGACCGCCGACGTGGCCGTGTGCAACGCGGTGCTGCAGTGGGTCGACGGACACACGACGCTGCTCCCACGCCTCATGGCCGGAACCGCCGTGCTCGCTGTGCAGATGCCCCGCAACTTCGACGCCCCGTCGCACACCATCCTCGCCGAGACGGCGGCGAGCCCCCGATGGCGTGACCGTGTCGGACACCTTCGGCGAGAGCGGCCGGTGGCGGATCCCGAGGAGTACTACGACGCCCTGGCCCCGGTAGCCTACCGGATCGACCTGTGGGAGACCGAGTACATCCATCTGCTCACCGGGGACGACCCGGTGCCGCGGTGGGTGTCGGGCACCGCGGCCCGGCCCCACCTGGAGGTCCTCGGCGAGGACGGACCGGCGTTCCTGAGCGAATACGCCGAGCGAGTGCGCTCCGCCTATCCCCGTCGGCCGGACGGCACCACCCTTTTCCCGTTCCGCCGGATCTTCATCGTCGCCAGCCGCTGA